A genomic window from Cytobacillus suaedae includes:
- a CDS encoding homoserine dehydrogenase, with product MKKISVGLLGLGTVGTGVVTILTNHQDKLMHQVGCPIELKKVLVQDIYKDRLVEVDQSLLTLEVEDVVCNPEIDIVIEVMGGVDETRKHILAALKNKKHVVTANKDLMALYGSELLMEATNNGCDLFYEASVAGGIPILRSLVDGLASDRITKMMGIVNGTTNFILTKMSKDKRTYEDVLAEAQRLGYAESDPSSDVDGIDAARKMVILATLGFSMNIALDDVRIKGISMISEEDLDYSKRFGYTMKLIGMAARDGDRVEVSVQPTLISDHHPLASVNDEYNAVYVLGEAVGETMFYGPGAGSLPTATAVMSDLVAVMKNMRLGVNGRSAVSPQYEKKLKVASEIKSKYFLRIHVQDQVGAFAKITTVFSNHGVSFEKILQLPLNDKNIAEIVVVTHKASLKDYEEILQELESLEVIHQVKSSYRVEGDGM from the coding sequence ATGAAAAAGATATCTGTAGGGTTATTAGGGCTAGGTACGGTCGGGACGGGAGTCGTTACAATCTTGACAAATCATCAAGATAAACTAATGCATCAGGTGGGTTGTCCAATTGAATTAAAGAAGGTATTAGTACAAGACATATATAAAGATAGACTAGTAGAAGTTGACCAATCCCTACTAACTCTAGAAGTAGAGGATGTCGTTTGTAATCCAGAGATAGACATTGTGATTGAGGTAATGGGCGGAGTAGATGAAACAAGAAAGCATATTTTAGCTGCTTTAAAAAATAAAAAACATGTTGTGACTGCAAATAAAGATTTAATGGCTTTATATGGATCTGAATTACTCATGGAAGCAACTAACAACGGCTGCGATCTCTTTTATGAAGCGAGTGTAGCAGGAGGAATACCTATTTTAAGGAGTTTAGTAGATGGGCTAGCTTCAGACCGAATTACAAAAATGATGGGTATAGTTAATGGCACAACAAATTTTATACTAACAAAAATGAGTAAAGACAAACGGACGTATGAAGATGTTCTGGCCGAAGCACAACGATTAGGATATGCAGAGTCAGATCCTAGTTCAGATGTGGATGGAATAGATGCTGCCAGAAAGATGGTTATCTTAGCTACACTAGGGTTTTCAATGAATATTGCGCTAGACGATGTTAGAATTAAAGGGATTTCAATGATTTCAGAAGAAGATCTAGATTACAGCAAAAGATTTGGGTACACGATGAAGCTAATCGGAATGGCTGCACGTGATGGTGATAGAGTTGAAGTAAGTGTTCAGCCAACTCTTATTTCTGACCACCACCCATTGGCTTCTGTTAATGATGAATATAATGCGGTTTATGTGCTAGGGGAAGCGGTTGGTGAGACGATGTTTTACGGACCAGGAGCAGGTAGCCTACCTACAGCAACTGCTGTGATGTCAGATTTAGTTGCAGTAATGAAAAATATGAGGCTTGGTGTTAATGGTCGAAGTGCTGTTTCTCCACAATATGAAAAAAAGTTAAAGGTTGCTTCTGAAATAAAATCAAAATACTTTTTAAGAATACATGTTCAGGACCAAGTAGGGGCATTTGCAAAAATAACGACGGTCTTTTCCAACCACGGTGTAAGCTTTGAAAAGATTCTTCAATTGCCTTTAAATGATAAGAATATCGCTGAAATTGTAGTAGTAACTCATAAAGCTTCATTAAAGGATTATGAGGAAATTTTACAAGAGCTTGAATCATTAGAAGTCATTCATCAGGTTAAAAGTTCGTACAGAGTTGAGGGAGATGGAATGTAA